A single window of Leptospira bandrabouensis DNA harbors:
- a CDS encoding TrmH family RNA methyltransferase, which produces MQNIHSAQDPRLSAYQLLKAKEETSDKFIADHEKTAVRLLTSNLEVESVFCMPKYWEKHKGLIQSKQLQPNKCFVAEKSVFEKTIGFSVHQGFMAIGYQKWSSLSEVESPILAVNYIVDSENIGSILRTAAAFGIRTVIFDSQSASPYLRRSVRVSMGSLFQISLVRTQNLRETLISLKASGNQILSLSLPREGDNLISKTKSVYELKKQNHFVLVVGNEAEGISPDVLNLSDLLIYIPMKNQIDSLNVSHALAVALSHLMI; this is translated from the coding sequence ATGCAAAATATCCATTCTGCACAGGATCCTAGACTTTCCGCATACCAACTCCTAAAAGCAAAGGAAGAAACATCTGACAAATTCATAGCAGACCATGAGAAAACAGCCGTTAGGCTTCTTACGTCAAACCTCGAAGTGGAATCTGTATTTTGTATGCCAAAGTATTGGGAAAAACATAAAGGCCTAATTCAGTCCAAACAATTGCAACCTAATAAATGTTTTGTTGCCGAAAAATCAGTTTTTGAAAAAACCATCGGATTTTCTGTACACCAAGGATTCATGGCTATTGGCTACCAAAAATGGAGTTCTTTATCTGAAGTGGAATCTCCCATTTTAGCAGTAAACTATATTGTTGATAGCGAGAATATTGGATCCATCTTGCGAACAGCAGCTGCCTTTGGTATCCGAACTGTAATATTTGATTCCCAATCAGCGTCACCTTATCTCAGGCGTAGTGTCAGAGTGTCGATGGGATCTTTATTTCAAATTTCGTTAGTTCGCACTCAAAATTTAAGGGAAACTTTAATTTCTTTAAAAGCCTCTGGAAACCAAATTCTGTCGCTGAGTCTCCCAAGAGAGGGGGATAACCTTATATCCAAAACAAAATCGGTTTACGAACTGAAAAAACAAAACCATTTTGTGTTAGTCGTTGGAAACGAGGCAGAAGGAATATCACCCGATGTCTTAAACCTATCTGACCTCTTGATATATATACCAATGAAAAACCAAATTGATTCTTTAAATGTTTCACACGCACTCGCGGTTGCTTTGTCACATTTAATGATCTGA
- the dgcR gene encoding diguanylate cyclase DgcR, producing MEKVRKKILIIEDSELQRKLLNRWISNHGYTPLEAISLSDAREIISKDQVDVVLLDWELPDGSGIELISEIFSSSPIGWLPIIMVTGHTEPENLKLAIEAGATDYITKPAKEIELLARIFSALRMKSLHDQLRETAIRDVLTGLYNRRYMEERIEQEFQRCKRHKHSLSLAMIDIDFFKKVNDTYGHETGDIVLKRIAFELKTSLRKSDIISRFGGEEFVIVFPETGVNDATKVLDKIRESVSSIELKSEAGENFKVSFSGGVAGGDITEIDNPAELLRTADKLLYEAKSSGRNRIVS from the coding sequence ATGGAGAAAGTAAGAAAAAAAATTCTCATCATTGAGGATTCCGAATTACAAAGAAAACTTCTCAATCGTTGGATTTCAAATCATGGGTACACTCCTTTGGAAGCAATTTCTCTTTCTGATGCTAGGGAGATTATCAGCAAAGACCAAGTGGATGTGGTTCTTCTTGATTGGGAATTACCTGATGGTTCTGGAATTGAGTTGATTTCCGAAATATTTTCTTCCTCTCCGATTGGTTGGCTTCCTATCATAATGGTTACTGGTCATACAGAACCTGAGAACTTAAAACTTGCTATTGAAGCAGGTGCTACTGACTACATCACAAAACCTGCAAAGGAAATTGAACTTTTAGCAAGAATTTTCAGTGCATTGAGGATGAAATCCTTACACGACCAACTGCGAGAAACTGCTATCCGTGACGTGTTGACAGGATTATATAACCGTCGCTATATGGAAGAGAGGATAGAGCAAGAGTTTCAAAGATGCAAAAGACATAAACATAGTTTATCATTAGCTATGATAGATATTGATTTCTTTAAAAAAGTAAACGATACCTATGGTCATGAAACAGGCGATATAGTTTTAAAACGAATAGCTTTTGAATTAAAAACATCTCTAAGGAAATCAGACATCATTTCTCGATTCGGTGGAGAGGAATTTGTCATTGTATTTCCAGAAACTGGTGTGAATGATGCAACAAAGGTTCTCGATAAAATTAGAGAATCCGTTTCTAGTATAGAATTAAAATCAGAGGCAGGAGAAAATTTCAAAGTTTCCTTTAGCGGTGGTGTCGCAGGTGGGGACATTACTGAAATAGACAATCCAGCCGAGTTACTGAGAACAGCAGACAAACTCTTATATGAGGCGAAATCCTCAGGTCGAAATCGTATCGTAAGCTAA
- a CDS encoding efflux RND transporter periplasmic adaptor subunit, with protein sequence MTKENILELIQTKNAKIAIGVILFLGFTFLILKKDPKPVEISIVKQDVYRQILSVQGKTKVKELYTAYSPVNGVMRRVELHAGDKVSRGMTLLTIDWDIVKTVKASANGQILKVYRESAGPVIMGERILDYGDVSKIDVSAFVLSEDMPDLDKKDKVLITGFGEHTLEGQVSIIEPSAITKISSLGVEEQRVPIFIEFNPPPGIGDGYELECKIILFEKPNAIVIPTSALFREDGKWAVFTVEKKKAKLRFVEVEHQSEGISMIKSGLSVGESVILYPGDTVENGTKVMPE encoded by the coding sequence ATGACAAAAGAAAATATCTTAGAGTTGATTCAAACAAAAAATGCAAAAATAGCCATTGGTGTGATTCTATTTTTAGGGTTTACATTTTTAATTTTAAAAAAAGATCCAAAACCAGTGGAAATATCCATTGTCAAACAAGATGTATATAGGCAAATTTTATCCGTTCAAGGTAAAACAAAAGTCAAAGAACTTTATACTGCCTATTCTCCTGTAAACGGAGTTATGCGTAGAGTAGAGTTACATGCAGGTGACAAAGTTTCAAGAGGTATGACTCTTCTTACAATTGATTGGGACATCGTAAAAACTGTAAAAGCAAGTGCGAATGGTCAAATTTTGAAAGTTTACCGTGAAAGTGCAGGACCAGTCATTATGGGTGAACGTATCTTGGACTACGGAGATGTTTCCAAAATTGATGTATCGGCATTTGTATTATCAGAGGATATGCCTGACTTAGACAAAAAGGATAAAGTCCTAATCACCGGATTTGGTGAACATACGTTGGAAGGGCAAGTTTCTATCATTGAACCTTCTGCGATAACAAAAATTTCATCACTTGGGGTAGAAGAACAACGTGTTCCTATATTTATTGAATTCAATCCACCTCCCGGAATTGGAGATGGTTATGAATTAGAATGCAAAATTATCTTGTTTGAAAAACCAAATGCAATAGTAATCCCAACTTCTGCTTTGTTTCGTGAAGATGGGAAATGGGCTGTGTTTACTGTGGAAAAGAAAAAAGCAAAATTACGATTTGTTGAAGTAGAACATCAAAGTGAAGGTATTAGTATGATCAAAAGCGGACTCTCCGTTGGAGAATCTGTTATTTTATATCCAGGTGATACCGTTGAGAACGGAACCAAAGTTATGCCCGAATAA
- a CDS encoding FtsX-like permease family protein encodes MSMQGLTVGLVIAAGISYFSASWAAYFSLMEAKLNFYSKQNLCEGFVYLNRAPSYLESKIAALPGISDFETRISKEIVLDFENEVYPSAAQLISLPEHTNTLYLKKGFLPKQNQDVVISENFANANQLEPGSVLSSIIGGKRVYLQVTGVGLSPEFVYVFRPGNPMPDDKHYGIIWMKREAMETNFNFEGAFNQVIFHFASEGEERLRTMRDLDALLDEFGGLGAKERKLLPSDSFLSDEFRQLRTTAVFLPGIFLAIAAFLLHIISNRMISKEREQIATLRALGYTSKDVAIHYLKLISFITAISSILGVIVGYYLGNAMTDLYGRFYKFPQLIPIFPPILAFFSFSFGILIGGIGTIVSLRSIIKLDPAQAMRPAPPGTYTISFWETWITNLRTIQRMVLRNLFKRPTRTALTILGLSTSIMIMIIGNFIQDTVGTLLDLQFNTIQRETLTLVFRIPVEDSILFELKEKKGVFIAEGQRSIPIKIIKDRKSKDTILTGISEGSDLRRILNHDLDPIDIPVFGIMMNTELANRMGIQIGETILIETLDGEKRKIQVTVSAFANEILGQGVFINRNNLNRMLDEGSLINLALLKTDSLEDKNLIEEFKDNPIVIGLFSKTAILTAFKEVLQRSLQSTSIVILIFTIIISIGVIYNTAMITLSERIYELGSLRILGFSLKEVFEIIAWELTWQILVAIPIGCFFGNKVANLILNVNETEGFKIPVVIYPSTYYYSILLALFTAGISFIIVYRKLKTMDLLSVLKVRE; translated from the coding sequence ATGTCGATGCAGGGATTGACTGTGGGCCTTGTCATTGCTGCCGGAATCAGTTATTTTTCTGCATCTTGGGCTGCCTATTTTTCATTGATGGAGGCAAAATTAAATTTTTATAGTAAACAAAATTTATGCGAAGGATTTGTTTATTTAAATCGCGCACCCTCTTATCTTGAATCCAAAATTGCAGCACTACCTGGTATTTCAGATTTTGAAACTAGAATCTCAAAAGAAATAGTTTTAGATTTTGAAAATGAGGTATATCCATCTGCAGCTCAACTGATATCATTACCCGAACATACGAACACCCTGTACTTAAAAAAAGGTTTTTTACCAAAACAAAACCAAGATGTTGTGATTAGTGAAAACTTTGCTAATGCGAATCAATTGGAACCGGGTTCCGTCTTGTCATCTATCATTGGCGGGAAACGCGTTTATTTACAGGTAACAGGCGTTGGATTGTCTCCAGAATTTGTTTATGTTTTTCGACCAGGGAATCCAATGCCAGACGATAAACATTACGGTATCATTTGGATGAAACGTGAAGCTATGGAAACGAATTTTAACTTCGAAGGAGCATTCAATCAAGTTATTTTTCATTTCGCATCAGAAGGAGAAGAGAGGTTACGCACAATGCGTGATCTTGATGCTTTGTTAGATGAGTTTGGTGGTTTAGGAGCAAAAGAAAGAAAACTATTGCCTTCTGATTCTTTTTTGAGTGATGAGTTTAGGCAATTAAGAACTACTGCTGTTTTTTTACCTGGGATTTTTCTAGCTATAGCGGCTTTTTTATTACACATTATTTCAAATCGCATGATTTCTAAAGAAAGGGAGCAAATCGCAACCTTACGAGCGCTTGGTTATACTTCAAAAGACGTAGCAATACATTACCTTAAACTGATTAGTTTTATCACCGCCATAAGCAGTATTTTAGGTGTCATTGTTGGGTATTATTTAGGAAACGCGATGACTGATTTGTATGGAAGATTTTATAAATTCCCACAATTGATTCCAATCTTTCCACCCATACTTGCTTTCTTTAGTTTTAGTTTTGGCATTCTCATTGGCGGAATCGGAACCATTGTCTCATTACGTAGCATTATCAAATTGGATCCAGCACAAGCTATGCGCCCTGCTCCGCCGGGCACATATACCATTTCCTTTTGGGAAACATGGATTACCAATCTTAGAACAATACAAAGGATGGTTCTGCGAAATCTCTTCAAACGTCCAACAAGGACTGCGCTCACAATTTTGGGTTTGTCTACATCAATCATGATTATGATCATTGGAAATTTTATACAAGATACCGTTGGTACTTTGTTAGATTTACAATTTAATACAATCCAAAGAGAAACACTCACTTTAGTATTTAGAATACCTGTGGAAGATTCTATTTTATTTGAATTAAAAGAAAAAAAGGGTGTTTTTATAGCAGAGGGACAACGCTCCATTCCCATTAAAATCATAAAGGATAGAAAATCAAAAGATACGATTTTAACAGGTATATCGGAAGGATCTGATTTAAGACGAATCCTAAACCACGATTTGGATCCAATTGATATTCCCGTATTTGGAATCATGATGAATACTGAACTTGCCAATAGAATGGGAATTCAAATAGGAGAGACCATTTTAATTGAAACACTTGATGGTGAAAAAAGAAAAATTCAGGTTACTGTTTCAGCCTTTGCCAATGAAATTTTAGGTCAGGGAGTTTTTATCAATCGTAACAATCTCAATCGGATGTTAGATGAAGGAAGTTTGATTAATCTCGCACTATTAAAGACTGATTCCTTAGAAGATAAAAACTTAATCGAAGAATTTAAAGACAACCCAATCGTCATTGGTCTATTTTCCAAAACTGCCATTCTTACTGCGTTTAAAGAAGTGTTACAAAGATCTCTTCAATCGACATCCATTGTGATTTTAATATTTACAATTATTATTTCCATTGGCGTCATATACAATACGGCAATGATTACTTTATCTGAACGAATATACGAGCTAGGTAGTTTACGGATACTTGGTTTTAGTTTAAAAGAAGTTTTTGAAATTATTGCTTGGGAGCTAACATGGCAGATACTTGTTGCCATACCAATAGGATGTTTTTTCGGAAACAAAGTTGCCAATCTTATTTTAAATGTCAATGAAACGGAAGGATTCAAAATCCCTGTTGTTATTTATCCTTCCACTTACTATTATTCAATCCTTCTAGCGTTATTTACAGCAGGGATTAGTTTTATCATTGTATATCGAAAATTAAAAACAATGGATTTATTAAGTGTACTCAAGGTGAGAGAATGA
- a CDS encoding DUF167 domain-containing protein, with protein sequence MKLTVKVKPNNKQPGLEFISETDCIARLKSPPVDGKANEELVLLLSKHFHVPKKNITILSGLSSKSKLVSVLPRDLER encoded by the coding sequence ATGAAATTAACTGTTAAAGTAAAACCAAATAACAAACAACCAGGATTAGAATTTATTTCGGAAACCGATTGTATCGCTCGGCTGAAATCTCCACCTGTGGATGGGAAGGCAAACGAAGAACTTGTTTTATTACTTTCCAAACACTTTCATGTTCCCAAAAAGAATATAACGATCCTCTCAGGCCTCTCGTCAAAATCAAAATTGGTCTCGGTCCTACCGCGAGACCTCGAAAGATAA
- a CDS encoding TetR/AcrR family transcriptional regulator: protein MKEKIIQTALKICEKQGYESFSMRKLAAKLNLDPMAVYHYFRNKEELTKAMVEQIFNRFQEEIVVSERSPRTNLKKVLIAYWNLFVEYPGMSLFLVKNSHEGFPSVISLNEKLQNIFLKSFPESDVNIILNVIIDFIHGNALASASLFSKVKNNETKIISNQKEFESSLSYLLDQFSKK from the coding sequence ATGAAAGAAAAAATTATACAAACCGCTTTGAAAATTTGCGAAAAACAAGGATATGAATCCTTTAGTATGCGTAAATTAGCCGCAAAATTGAATTTAGATCCAATGGCAGTTTACCATTACTTTCGAAATAAAGAAGAACTTACGAAGGCAATGGTGGAACAAATTTTTAATCGATTCCAAGAGGAAATTGTAGTTTCCGAGAGAAGTCCTAGGACAAATCTGAAAAAGGTTTTGATAGCTTATTGGAATTTATTTGTCGAATATCCAGGGATGTCTTTATTTTTAGTTAAAAATTCTCATGAAGGATTCCCATCTGTTATATCATTAAATGAAAAACTTCAAAACATCTTTTTAAAATCATTTCCCGAGTCTGATGTTAATATCATTTTAAATGTAATTATTGATTTTATTCACGGCAATGCATTGGCCTCTGCTTCGCTTTTTTCCAAAGTGAAAAATAACGAAACAAAAATCATATCAAATCAGAAGGAATTTGAAAGTTCGTTATCTTATCTTCTGGACCAATTCTCAAAAAAATAG
- a CDS encoding dihydrofolate reductase family protein, whose product MIKYKAFIASSLDGFIARSDGSINWLASEKYTLENNDLGYTLFMQSIDCIVMGRATFETVLQFEPYPFPTVPVFVLTHNSEYRIQSNHPISIFNGTLENLTFELEKRQFKSVYVDGGQVIQSFVSKQMLSEIILTRIPVLLGSGLPLFGHLAQDQNLKHIKTIAYANGFVQSEYHFS is encoded by the coding sequence ATGATAAAATACAAAGCATTTATTGCAAGCAGTTTAGATGGCTTTATAGCAAGATCAGATGGATCTATCAACTGGTTGGCATCAGAGAAATACACTTTAGAAAATAACGACTTGGGTTATACTTTATTTATGCAAAGTATCGATTGCATTGTAATGGGTAGGGCTACATTTGAAACGGTATTACAATTTGAACCCTACCCTTTCCCAACAGTTCCCGTTTTTGTGCTTACTCACAATTCTGAATACAGAATTCAATCGAATCATCCAATTTCTATTTTTAACGGAACTCTGGAAAACTTAACTTTTGAACTAGAGAAAAGACAATTTAAATCTGTGTATGTAGACGGAGGTCAAGTGATTCAATCCTTCGTAAGCAAACAGATGTTATCTGAAATCATTCTCACGAGAATCCCTGTTTTACTCGGATCTGGATTGCCTCTCTTTGGTCACTTGGCTCAAGATCAAAATTTAAAACATATCAAAACAATTGCTTACGCAAATGGGTTCGTACAATCAGAGTATCATTTTAGTTAA
- a CDS encoding PAS domain-containing sensor histidine kinase has product MSGGLWFAARGYFQKLRFVKDWSIATLLQAFGWIVMGALRGVIPEWLSISAGNSLILLSLVYYNNIILSMFDKKLMWRSGVFSVILVFILLALHQFSDIAPKYRISLISLAASLQLLLSGKTILYAYQKSRLTSRFSAIFYLSCGIFLFLRFFYYTFADVSVDQIAFGKGPIQDITYLFFYITSVMMTFGFLMMCIDIFIKSEEESEQKYRLLAENTTDVIWVLNLEEQKYLYVSQSIFNITGFTSEETIHRSLKDTFTPTSLKYIFDILPERIQEYKDTGERKPYSDEVEQYCKDGSTIWIEANTAFQRNPNGTINVLGVSRNIDQRKKAEIQKDKFYSELQLLNHTKDKFFSIIAHDLKGPIGGMNTFAGMILEDLDTRPIKRTKNDLSILFQSSGEVYALLENLLTWARSQTGEIAFFPEEISLYHSIESSIASVSFSIQNKSIVLKNFVDPNSKVYADEKMIETVLRNLISNAIKYSNPGGEIQIFSKSIGDDLEICIADFGTGISTEIQNKLFRIDAKQTSMPGTLGERGTALGLILCREFIERHGGMIRVESELGKGSKFYFTLPKESSVLIRA; this is encoded by the coding sequence ATGTCAGGAGGGCTCTGGTTTGCAGCTAGAGGGTATTTCCAAAAACTCAGGTTTGTGAAAGATTGGTCGATCGCTACATTGCTTCAAGCCTTCGGTTGGATAGTCATGGGTGCTTTAAGAGGTGTTATTCCAGAATGGCTTTCGATTAGTGCTGGAAACTCGCTCATTTTGCTTTCATTGGTATATTATAATAACATAATTCTTTCAATGTTTGATAAAAAGCTTATGTGGCGATCTGGAGTTTTTTCAGTAATCCTTGTATTTATTTTACTTGCATTACACCAATTTTCTGACATTGCACCTAAGTATAGAATTTCTTTGATTTCGTTAGCCGCTAGTTTACAACTTCTGCTTTCTGGTAAAACCATTCTATATGCCTATCAAAAGTCACGATTGACCTCACGATTTTCTGCTATATTCTATTTATCATGTGGGATATTTCTGTTTCTCCGATTTTTTTATTATACCTTTGCCGATGTTTCTGTTGACCAGATTGCCTTTGGAAAAGGTCCTATTCAAGATATTACTTATTTATTTTTTTACATAACTTCAGTGATGATGACATTCGGATTTCTGATGATGTGTATTGATATTTTCATCAAAAGCGAAGAAGAAAGTGAACAGAAATACCGTTTGCTTGCGGAAAACACAACAGATGTTATTTGGGTTCTAAATCTAGAAGAACAAAAATATTTGTATGTTAGTCAGTCGATTTTTAATATTACTGGTTTTACTTCTGAGGAAACAATCCACCGTTCCTTAAAAGACACATTTACTCCAACTTCATTAAAGTATATATTTGATATCCTCCCAGAACGTATCCAAGAATATAAAGACACTGGCGAAAGAAAACCATACAGTGACGAAGTAGAACAATATTGTAAGGATGGTTCTACAATATGGATAGAAGCAAATACTGCATTCCAAAGGAATCCCAACGGCACTATTAATGTGCTTGGTGTTTCAAGAAATATTGATCAAAGGAAAAAGGCAGAAATTCAAAAGGATAAGTTTTACTCTGAATTACAGCTACTAAATCATACTAAGGATAAGTTTTTTTCCATTATTGCACATGATTTAAAAGGTCCCATTGGAGGAATGAATACTTTTGCAGGTATGATTTTAGAGGACTTAGACACACGTCCTATCAAACGAACGAAAAATGATTTAAGTATTCTTTTCCAATCTTCTGGTGAAGTTTATGCTCTTTTAGAAAATCTTCTCACTTGGGCTAGGTCACAAACTGGTGAGATAGCTTTTTTCCCAGAGGAAATATCTTTGTATCATTCCATCGAATCTTCCATTGCTTCCGTATCATTTTCGATTCAAAATAAATCGATAGTTCTAAAGAACTTCGTAGATCCTAACTCAAAAGTTTATGCTGATGAAAAGATGATTGAAACTGTTCTTAGAAATTTAATTTCAAATGCTATAAAATATTCCAATCCTGGTGGTGAAATTCAAATCTTTTCAAAATCCATTGGTGATGATTTAGAAATATGCATAGCTGATTTTGGAACTGGAATTTCAACTGAAATTCAAAACAAGTTATTTCGAATCGATGCAAAACAAACTAGTATGCCGGGAACTCTTGGAGAAAGAGGGACTGCATTAGGTTTAATATTGTGTAGAGAGTTTATAGAGAGACACGGAGGAATGATTCGTGTTGAAAGCGAATTAGGTAAGGGATCTAAATTTTACTTCACCTTACCTAAAGAATCGAGTGTGCTTATTCGGGCATAA
- a CDS encoding serine/threonine protein kinase, whose protein sequence is MDINHSFYQLTPDTILNSLESLGYEPTGRFYPLNSVENRVYDIETANAGRIVVKFYRPGKWTRDEILEEHRFLQELISEEIPVLTPIAIEGKTLFEWSGIFFAIWPLRNGRIVEEISGPDLERVGALLGRIHAVGKRSSSIHRPILDIPSYGLKSLNFILDKHLIPNSALAERYKTTALRSFEIFESLVNEFQIPFQRIHGDCHKGNLLVSQEGYSILDFDDFLTGPIVQDFWMLLPLGESDRRNDLFQFLQGYTMFSDFDENWFQLVEPLRIIRYIHYAAWIAKRWEDPSFPSLFPHFGTEEYWLKETLDLESAKKDLEAQSLEITNNQVDSEPEMTNKDFFWDWEN, encoded by the coding sequence TTGGACATTAACCACTCATTTTACCAGCTAACACCTGACACAATTTTAAATTCTCTTGAATCATTGGGTTATGAACCAACCGGAAGATTTTATCCTTTGAATAGTGTTGAAAATCGTGTTTATGACATTGAAACCGCAAATGCTGGACGAATCGTTGTAAAGTTTTATCGCCCAGGAAAATGGACTAGGGATGAAATTCTCGAAGAACATCGGTTTTTGCAGGAACTCATTTCGGAAGAAATCCCTGTACTCACTCCTATTGCTATTGAAGGGAAAACTTTGTTTGAATGGTCTGGGATCTTTTTTGCTATTTGGCCACTTCGTAATGGTCGGATTGTAGAGGAAATCTCTGGTCCTGATTTAGAACGTGTAGGTGCACTGCTCGGAAGAATTCATGCTGTTGGGAAAAGATCTAGCTCCATCCATCGTCCTATTTTAGATATTCCCTCCTATGGATTGAAATCACTAAATTTTATTCTAGATAAACACCTAATACCAAACAGTGCTTTGGCGGAAAGATATAAGACAACTGCATTAAGATCATTTGAAATTTTTGAATCATTAGTCAACGAATTTCAAATTCCTTTTCAACGAATTCATGGAGATTGTCACAAAGGAAATCTGCTAGTTTCGCAAGAAGGATACAGTATTTTAGATTTTGATGATTTTTTGACGGGTCCTATCGTTCAAGACTTTTGGATGTTGCTCCCGTTAGGTGAGTCTGATCGCAGAAATGATTTGTTTCAGTTCTTGCAAGGTTACACTATGTTTTCTGATTTTGATGAAAATTGGTTTCAGCTGGTAGAACCTCTTCGTATTATTAGATACATTCATTACGCTGCCTGGATTGCTAAACGTTGGGAAGACCCTTCTTTTCCATCGCTTTTCCCGCATTTTGGTACAGAAGAGTATTGGCTGAAAGAAACACTCGATTTGGAATCTGCAAAAAAAGATTTGGAAGCGCAATCTTTGGAAATTACGAATAACCAGGTAGATTCGGAACCAGAAATGACAAATAAAGATTTTTTTTGGGATTGGGAAAATTAG
- a CDS encoding ABC transporter ATP-binding protein: MKKPNTLLETKNLGKTYQVGEVPLVALHSVNVKFNEGELTVMLGASGSGKSTLLNILGGLDTATTGEVLFHGKTLALENDEGLTRYRRNHVGFVFQFYNLIPSLTAEENVRLVTDLSDKSMTPLEALTLVKLADRKNHFPAQLSGGEQQRVAIARAIAKRPELLLCDEPTGALDFKTGRIVLEAITGINQDLGTTTVVITHNESIAQIADRIILVKDGTIVSDSLNHHKKPVTEVSW, translated from the coding sequence ATGAAAAAACCCAATACCCTTCTGGAAACGAAAAATCTCGGGAAAACGTACCAAGTGGGAGAAGTGCCACTTGTAGCCCTCCATTCAGTCAATGTCAAATTTAATGAAGGCGAACTAACAGTAATGTTAGGTGCTTCCGGTTCAGGAAAATCAACTCTCCTCAACATCTTAGGAGGATTAGATACGGCAACTACTGGCGAAGTATTATTTCACGGAAAAACTTTAGCATTAGAAAACGACGAAGGATTAACTAGATACAGACGTAACCACGTAGGATTTGTATTTCAATTTTATAATTTAATTCCAAGCCTTACAGCAGAAGAAAACGTACGCTTGGTGACAGATTTATCAGACAAATCCATGACCCCTCTCGAAGCCCTTACGCTCGTCAAATTAGCAGATAGAAAAAATCATTTCCCAGCTCAACTTTCGGGAGGAGAACAACAACGTGTTGCGATTGCCAGAGCCATAGCCAAAAGACCAGAATTGCTTCTTTGTGACGAACCCACGGGTGCATTGGATTTTAAAACAGGAAGGATAGTTTTGGAAGCCATCACAGGCATAAATCAAGATTTAGGAACGACTACTGTTGTCATTACTCATAATGAATCCATTGCGCAGATTGCCGATCGCATTATTTTAGTGAAGGATGGAACAATAGTTTCCGATTCTTTAAACCATCACAAAAAGCCAGTGACAGAGGTTAGTTGGTGA